The DNA region gttaacaagaaaaatatatatatatatattaccaCATCCTTGGATATTTCGAAAAATGCATGATTTTCTGAAAAGACGTTTTGTATCATATTctcaaaaatattattgtatatggcgatataattaaataatttcatATCTTCTATAGTAATTCAAATTTATTTAACATACATaagtacatatatatatatatatatatatatatatatatatatattatgtattttattaaatggttatatgtaattacttttatatataataaagttctttaatatattcaaagAAGTTGTTTCTTTCCATTTATCCTTgaatatgtaataaaataaaaaaaaatttatttttcttcttatttttatttttatttttttatgcttttaaatatgaatacTCACTTTTGTCATCAATATATTTAGGACAGCCGTATTAAATCTTTcgtttaatatatttatattctcatttaatatattgtgaaaatatttcttcataattttatatttgtagAAGTTTCTAAAATATTCATCTAAAACatttgaagaaaaaaatacttTATGTTCTTCTTCGCTCACTTGTCCATAAGTCTgaatataacatatatatgtatgtaaatatatatgttatatatttacttttctttctttttatataattttttatttttttaaaaattttgtacctccataaataaattacaATATTGCTCATCTTTATCTATTAATTGATGAGAgtataaaaagaataaatataatagGTTCCTATAGAGaatattagaaaaatagatgttatcatatatatatatatatatatatatatattatattttaattattttttcattacTTATTTTTGGTTCTTTTTAACAATAAAGAACAAACTTGATATAATTGTTTTACTTCAATGCTGAATTCATTTTGTTTCTACGAATAGATGaatatcattttaatatattttctatatgaattatataaaaaattatgtatattttataattatgtgtattctttaaatttaattacTTTATGTTCAGTTATCataaatatcatatttGAGCATATAACAAACAGAAATATGTCATAGTGTATATTTCTTAATTCTAGCAATTTAAGGAACAATCCTAAAGTGAAAGAAGCAAACACAATATTAATgtgtataaatataaatatatacatatatatatattttttttttcttacCAGATAAATAAACGATTTCATAATAGTTATCATGTTGACTAAGCATATTCAACACATTTAATGTAAGCAACCTGtcaaattatatgtatataaaataaacgcataaaaataaatatattaataatttttttttttttttttttatatatatatttataaagacattatattacatgatgttctttttatttgtatGCAATCcaatgaatatataataaagataaatatCTTTAACGTCTTTATTCTGTAGAGCAAAGATCATaatgtattataatataagtatttatatatatatatatataatatatcatggaaattatatacatatattacatatatgaAAGAACTTGGGGAGTTATTTAAAAGAGttgttaaaaaaagataGAAGAAATCAAAAGAcatcatatttttaatcatgttcaaaatattcatgaaataatttatatcgttatttattatcataatgATTAATTCACAAAAACATgatatatctttattttcatcGTAATGAATAAGAATAAGACTTcttaatataatattacaaagaatctataaaaagatataatatatatatataattatttatttataagtAAATCATAAAGAATAAGAACAAattttaatacattttaacgtttattattacatataatttattaaaataatattatcataaaacgttttaaaatataactATTAATTACATCATTTGTTGTCATATCATTTATTCTTAGATAGCTCAGAAATTGTTTTATATACGTCATGATGAGATTAAAAATTTCCTTATCACATGAAGGGTTACTTAGGActtaaaaaagaaatatatatatatatatatatgaatataaatgtttGATATTCTATTGATTATTCTGGTgtatgaataaatatttataccTGGATAAAATAATTTCCATATATGGAAAAATTCATAACCatttaatgatataatCATAGATATGTTTTCATTGAAAAGTTTTAAATCATCTAATATGCTCCTTATAAGTTctaaaatatacatatatgtatatatatatatatatatatatatttgttatttttattatttttttttgaaaaaatttaataccatattcttttaaggaacatatgatataaaacttttcatataaattatttataacttttgaattattatattcttcatatttaaaggttttataaaatttattcaTCTTATAAATGGAAGTAATGAAATCTGATTTGTGAAACGTTTCACATTCATAGTCAGCTATATAATCATTcaatatgttatatataatatcagTTATTTTCTCGTCTaaattgaaatatatacagagagaaagaataatatatatacatatatatattaatatttgtatacttattatattatctagTATATACAATCTTTTAATTAACCTTGGGTAGATTTTCCAGGGACTTTTCTATTTTCCTGTTCATTAAAGAGCTTGACACTTcttaataattatatttggaaaagatataataatatgtataatattgtataacaattattttaatattatgtatttcTAAGGGATATTATATGgtttaattatatatatatatatatatatatatatgtatgtatgtatgtttTTACTTCATTGTTAGGGTTTTTAAATTGTTTTTATCTTTGATAAAGGAATCAAGctataatttataaatatatataattaaaaaaaaaaaaaaaaattataataaaatatcaagtcaaaatatatttataattttccACATGTGaacatatttaatattcAAACTATAAcaacatttttatattaattaacATGTTAAATCTTAGACATGTTactaaatatataacattaCAGTTTTTATATCAGTATAATCAGGATAATCGctattatcatttattgTGATGATACTACAACTTTTTTcaatatcattatatagATAAGTTTCATTTTgatcattttttttattcctTTGCTTGTTcttgttttctttttcctctttttctttttctttttgaaGAGCAGCATTCTATTATAGttgatattataaatatataaattattaaaaaaaaaaaaaaaaaaaaaaaaaatatttttttttatgatataatatatatatatatatatatatatatatatatatatatgtattaaaaaaacaaataataaatacacataaatatttccGTTCTCTATATAATCATTACATATTCTTCTTGTTTAACTAATTCATATGCACTCGTATGTTTTTTATCTTCGTCGATTATATCATGAATATTACTCTCCCTATAAATAGTACATATATAGgtataagatatatatataattatgataattttttttttttttttaatatatacatatagACATCTACCTAATTTTCTGAGTTATTGTAGGTCTAGCAAATGACggaatatattttttattttcttcttcatttgTATAGATGCATTCATATTTTGCTTTATTTTCATTGAAATATTGGTATAATTGAATAAAGAgtttaataatttcatctaacacaaataaaaagtaaaaagtaagaatgatttatattttaaggttataaatataacactaaataaaaaatatataaaaatatattatatatatatatttttattttactCTTTTCAGAATTAATTATAGCTGTTTCGTCATATTGTACATTTAAATGTGTTAAAactttttttatgattatccaattttttctttttatttctttacTGAAACCATTCTCTAAGCTATTCATATGAATGCTctaagaaaaaaaaaatgagaacaataaagaatttaactattatatcttatatatcttttgtaatagatttatatatacatagataaataaaaaaaaaaaataataataaataataatatataatatacctgaggcatatatatattcaatattTCAGCAATAATTATACCATTACTAGCacttttaatatttctaaGTGAATAggatatatttaaatgatgCAACCATTTAATAACTTCTCTTGGTACTAAAAGAAGCAAAAcgaaaaaataaaaaaggtGTGCAATATgaatacatacatatatatatatatatacatgtaatattatataattatttaaaaaaaatatatttgaatatatacttacattccattatattcttttcttcaattaaaaacaatttttttcaaaataattatatgtagaataattaaaatgtgtggaaattttattttatctattctttctttctatttgtaaaatatttttacatattttgtattatacgttgtacataataaaatataaataagttattataatatatatatatatatatatattgtgtgaatatttataaaatatagGATCAGATAAGggtaaaaatatataaatatgaatttaaaatgtttgtctaaacatatattaatattactaactaaataattaaagaaattatataataataattataataatatatataaatatttttatttatattataactttaattattttctttcatatattttactgtaaaaattaatttatgttattatcaaaattttttgtCTTCTATGTATTACACATAAAAGGGTaaaatcataatattaaaaggAATTATGAGAATAAGCATAAATGGATTCTTTAAgtatatttgaataattatttaattatttataaaaggaaaatacatatatatgtatatatatatatatatatatatatatatatatatatatatatatatatatatttatttatttatttataacataatcctttta from Plasmodium gaboni strain SY75 chromosome 14, whole genome shotgun sequence includes:
- a CDS encoding hypothetical protein (conserved Plasmodium protein, unknown function) yields the protein MELPREVIKWLHHLNISYSLRNIKSASNGIIIAEILNIYMPQSIHMNSLENGFSKEIKRKNWIIIKKVLTHLNVQYDETAIINSEKNEIIKLFIQLYQYFNENKAKYECIYTNEEENKKYIPSFARPTITQKIRESNIHDIIDEDKKHTSAYELVKQEEYNAALQKEKEKEEKENKNKQRNKKNDQNETYLYNDIEKSCSIITINDNSDYPDYTDIKTLDSFIKDKNNLKTLTMKSVKLFNEQENRKVPGKSTQDEKITDIIYNILNDYIADYECETFHKSDFITSIYKMNKFYKTFKYEEYNNSKVINNLYEKFYIICSLKEYELIRSILDDLKLFNENISMIISLNVLSNPSCDKEIFNLIMTYIKQFLSYLRINDMTTNDILCNIILRSLILIHYDENKDISCFCELIIMIINNDINYFMNILNMIKNMMSFDFFYLFLTTLLNNSPSSFIYNKDVKDIYLYYIFIGLHTNKKNIMLLTLNVLNMLSQHDNYYEIVYLSGLFLKLLELRNIHYDIFLFVICSNMIFMITEHKKQNEFSIEVKQLYQVCSLLLKRTKNKNLLYLFFLYSHQLIDKDEQYCNLFMETYGQVSEEEHKVFFSSNVLDEYFRNFYKYKIMKKYFHNILNENINILNERFNTAVLNILMTKDKWKETTSLNILKNFIIYKKDMKLFNYIAIYNNIFENMIQNVFSENHAFFEISKDVLNFYWFSSNEELKKQSFETSMNYLKDIYASNRNSIYPHTIRYIEKLVKGYIKILF